Proteins from one Acidiphilium multivorum AIU301 genomic window:
- the brxL gene encoding protease Lon-related BREX system protein BrxL, whose product MSNGTLPARDALDNKANQLFAGKVVRKDLVRKVKVGANVPVFVLEFLLGKYCASSDEVAIQMGLQVVNDTLANNYIRPDESAKAQSKVKESGKYSFIDKVKVRLVDSDYWAEGVNFNNKFLHIPSQYVRDYERLLMGGVWAQVDMRFETDEESKGKNPFWIDKLVPIQIATFDLDEYRNVRKQFTTDEWLDLIVRSMGYEPGEMSRRLKLLFLVRLIPLTERNYNLVELGPRGTGKSYVVQEVSPYTALLTGGTTVANLFGHMSGRQKGMVQIWDVVGFDEVADLQKMPKEVITTMKTYCESGTFQRGQEAVAGDASIAMFGNTNQPIDVMVQTGHLFAPMPDTIRDDMAFIDRLHFYLPGWEIPQMRNELFTDHYGFVVDYLAEALRDMRKHNFTEIIDRFFSMGAHLNARDRKAVRKTASGLVKILFPHGDVTQEELAEILELALEGRRRVKEQLKKMGSFEYYQTSFSYTLQDTGEERFVGVPEQGGRDLISADPLSPGSVYTAGVTSDGTVGLYRLEVSVSSGTAKLRLAGGISGAMKESVQRAFSYVQAKKVELGITRDLETSDLHVEVIDLLGNRVEAEIGVAFFVAAYSALRKVPVSPALLVLGDMSVQGNIKPLRSLTEPLQVAKDNGAKRSLIPIENKRNFLDVSADIMEHVDPIFYGDPKTAAMKVLGNV is encoded by the coding sequence ATGAGCAATGGTACACTGCCGGCCCGCGACGCACTCGACAACAAAGCGAACCAGCTGTTCGCCGGAAAAGTTGTCCGGAAGGATCTCGTTCGCAAGGTCAAGGTAGGGGCCAATGTGCCCGTCTTCGTGCTGGAATTTCTACTTGGAAAATATTGCGCCTCGTCCGATGAGGTCGCAATTCAGATGGGGCTGCAGGTCGTCAACGACACGCTCGCAAACAACTATATTCGACCAGACGAGTCTGCGAAGGCGCAGAGCAAGGTCAAAGAGAGTGGAAAATATTCTTTCATCGACAAGGTCAAAGTGCGGCTGGTCGATTCCGACTACTGGGCAGAAGGTGTAAATTTTAATAACAAATTCCTTCATATACCTAGCCAATACGTGCGTGATTATGAGCGCCTGCTTATGGGTGGCGTGTGGGCGCAAGTCGACATGCGGTTCGAAACCGACGAGGAGTCGAAGGGCAAAAATCCGTTTTGGATCGACAAGCTAGTCCCCATTCAAATCGCGACGTTCGACCTCGACGAATACCGCAATGTCAGAAAACAGTTTACCACCGACGAGTGGTTAGATCTGATCGTACGGAGCATGGGGTACGAGCCTGGGGAGATGTCTAGGCGGCTCAAGCTGCTCTTCTTGGTTCGACTCATCCCTTTGACGGAGCGGAACTACAACCTTGTTGAGCTTGGCCCTCGCGGGACCGGCAAGAGCTACGTGGTCCAGGAGGTTTCGCCGTATACAGCGCTTCTGACGGGAGGGACGACAGTCGCCAATCTGTTCGGCCATATGTCGGGGCGTCAAAAAGGCATGGTCCAGATCTGGGATGTCGTGGGCTTCGACGAGGTCGCAGACCTCCAGAAGATGCCTAAGGAAGTCATCACGACGATGAAGACGTACTGCGAGTCTGGCACCTTCCAACGTGGGCAGGAGGCCGTTGCAGGGGATGCCAGCATAGCTATGTTCGGCAACACCAATCAGCCGATCGACGTCATGGTCCAGACGGGCCATCTCTTCGCGCCGATGCCCGACACTATTCGTGACGACATGGCATTCATCGACCGGCTGCACTTTTATCTCCCTGGCTGGGAGATTCCGCAGATGCGGAACGAGCTGTTCACGGACCACTACGGCTTTGTTGTGGACTATCTCGCTGAGGCGCTGCGCGACATGCGCAAGCACAACTTCACTGAGATTATCGACCGGTTCTTTTCGATGGGCGCGCATCTGAACGCGCGCGATCGTAAAGCGGTCAGGAAGACCGCGTCTGGATTGGTGAAAATTTTATTTCCTCATGGCGACGTGACACAGGAGGAGCTCGCAGAAATTCTTGAGCTTGCTCTTGAAGGACGGAGACGCGTGAAGGAACAGCTCAAGAAGATGGGTTCCTTTGAATATTACCAAACGTCGTTCAGCTACACGCTCCAGGACACCGGCGAAGAGCGCTTTGTTGGTGTCCCCGAGCAGGGCGGACGCGATTTGATTTCCGCCGATCCTCTGTCTCCTGGAAGTGTCTATACGGCCGGCGTGACATCCGACGGAACCGTCGGCCTTTATCGGTTGGAGGTATCCGTTTCTAGCGGCACTGCAAAGCTACGGTTGGCTGGTGGCATTTCTGGTGCAATGAAGGAATCGGTGCAACGAGCCTTTAGCTATGTCCAGGCGAAGAAGGTCGAGCTTGGGATTACCCGGGATCTTGAGACTTCTGACCTCCACGTCGAGGTGATCGATTTATTGGGAAATCGCGTTGAGGCCGAGATCGGCGTCGCGTTCTTCGTGGCGGCCTATTCGGCACTTCGCAAAGTGCCAGTCAGTCCCGCGCTGCTCGTTCTTGGCGACATGAGCGTGCAAGGGAATATCAAGCCGTTGCGATCCCTGACCGAGCCCCTTCAGGTCGCGAAAGACAATGGGGCGAAGCGCTCACTCATTCCGATAGAGAACAAACGCAACTTTCTCGATGTGAGCGCTGACATTATGGAGCACGTCGACCCAATCTTCTATGGGGATCCGAAGACGGCAGCTATGAAGGTGCTGGGCAACGTATAA
- a CDS encoding PglZ domain-containing protein, whose protein sequence is MHPLNEYISKQLAEKLKARKVVVWYDPRREFAPFIGELRGGARTSDEAVPVAVGGLAARLAEFDGSMFELRAVVEPFVCDDAPSEWVIIYLPGCERDRHGSVLMELEKAGECYEPQLKRLARNVLRQRYTDGVIDEMLAPERVSYEDLARASSDTSSTEPPSVLKSIFHGASGNDGIIAPWLASDGRDAEIESKEATRELVKLIRSKLGLELPDDAPLSRLRSITLRYVLAGEFRGDLSGALPLALDSIPAPRTRDEEGAVRELAHLLRTKFSEAYPGMADRVEAELGLNAAAISAGTLGSIDTFRFEERALLAHCGDLVAQKKFDQALELITGREQSFWLDRDVGRKAQWEACRRMAELGALGVAVRAAVGKASVDANGWIDAYVAKDGWFRLDQAQRRLEAWVANLDDEPEERPLGIVRGVYEDACRAMADGFTRALVAANWAVSSCLHQTRIFSEVVSEQPKPVAYFFVDAMRFEMGVELSERLPKSVEVSVRAAVCALPSITPIGMAALQPGASSSFSVVEQGGALGARIDDAFLPDLTARKKFAASRIPKVADIALDELLSLQPSRLAKKVEGSQVIIVRSQEIDHAGERGFTFQARQVMDTVIDNLARAIRKLAAAGVEHCVLTADHGHLFFPSDRDESMRIESPGGDEVDLHRRCWIGRGGTTPSGCVRVTASALGYDSDLDFVFPLGSGVFKAGGDLAFHHGGPSLQEMVIPVVTVRMKTSAPGRSSSGPVAAIGLPEAVTNRIFSVVIQLDGKNLSLFSTELVVRPLLMSAGKQVGGVGMAIDGEFDRSTGCVKLEAGKQVTVAFLLSDESVPSLRVVIQDPTTDAELYRSPTDIPVRLGV, encoded by the coding sequence ATGCACCCCTTGAATGAGTATATTTCGAAGCAGCTCGCTGAGAAGCTGAAAGCGAGGAAGGTGGTCGTCTGGTACGATCCGCGCCGCGAATTTGCGCCCTTTATAGGGGAACTGCGGGGCGGCGCTCGGACAAGCGACGAAGCCGTCCCCGTCGCCGTTGGCGGACTGGCTGCGCGTCTTGCGGAGTTCGATGGCTCAATGTTTGAGCTGCGCGCGGTCGTGGAACCGTTCGTCTGCGATGACGCGCCGAGCGAGTGGGTCATCATCTACCTGCCCGGCTGCGAGCGTGATCGGCACGGATCAGTGCTGATGGAGCTCGAGAAGGCCGGTGAATGCTACGAGCCGCAGCTTAAGCGGCTGGCGCGCAATGTTCTTCGTCAACGGTACACGGACGGGGTCATCGACGAGATGTTGGCGCCCGAACGTGTCTCATACGAAGATCTCGCACGGGCATCCTCTGACACATCATCGACAGAGCCGCCATCGGTTCTGAAATCCATCTTCCACGGCGCTTCGGGCAATGACGGTATCATTGCCCCCTGGCTTGCGAGCGACGGGCGCGATGCTGAAATCGAGTCGAAAGAAGCCACGCGCGAACTTGTAAAGCTCATACGTTCGAAGCTCGGTCTTGAGCTTCCGGACGACGCACCTCTGTCGAGGCTTCGATCCATCACCCTTCGGTATGTTCTGGCCGGAGAATTCCGCGGCGATTTGAGCGGCGCGCTTCCGTTGGCGCTTGATAGCATACCGGCGCCACGGACCAGGGATGAGGAAGGCGCGGTCCGGGAACTCGCGCACCTGCTTCGCACCAAGTTTTCGGAGGCCTATCCCGGCATGGCCGACCGCGTGGAGGCCGAACTTGGGCTGAACGCGGCCGCCATTTCCGCAGGAACCCTCGGATCGATCGATACCTTCCGCTTCGAGGAACGAGCGTTGCTCGCGCACTGCGGCGACCTCGTCGCACAGAAGAAGTTTGATCAGGCCCTCGAACTGATCACCGGCCGCGAGCAAAGTTTCTGGCTCGATCGAGATGTCGGTCGAAAGGCGCAGTGGGAGGCCTGCCGTCGCATGGCCGAGCTGGGAGCCCTCGGCGTGGCCGTTCGGGCGGCGGTCGGCAAGGCCTCAGTCGACGCCAACGGCTGGATCGACGCCTACGTAGCCAAGGACGGTTGGTTCCGATTGGATCAGGCTCAACGGCGGCTTGAAGCATGGGTCGCCAACCTTGACGACGAGCCCGAAGAGCGCCCGCTGGGGATCGTGCGCGGCGTCTATGAGGACGCTTGCCGCGCCATGGCCGACGGCTTCACGCGAGCGCTCGTGGCGGCCAACTGGGCCGTCTCGAGTTGCTTGCACCAGACTAGGATTTTTAGTGAAGTCGTTTCTGAGCAGCCGAAGCCCGTCGCCTATTTCTTCGTCGATGCCATGCGCTTCGAGATGGGCGTCGAACTCTCAGAGCGACTCCCAAAGTCGGTAGAAGTCAGCGTGCGCGCAGCCGTCTGCGCCCTCCCGAGCATTACCCCGATTGGGATGGCGGCCCTTCAGCCGGGGGCATCTTCAAGCTTCAGTGTGGTCGAGCAGGGTGGAGCACTGGGGGCTCGGATCGATGACGCGTTCCTTCCTGACCTAACCGCACGGAAGAAATTTGCCGCCTCGCGGATCCCCAAAGTGGCGGACATCGCGCTCGACGAATTGCTGAGTTTGCAACCGTCTAGACTTGCTAAGAAGGTCGAGGGTTCTCAGGTCATCATTGTCAGGTCGCAGGAAATCGACCACGCGGGCGAGCGCGGGTTCACTTTCCAGGCTCGGCAGGTGATGGACACCGTCATCGATAATCTCGCCCGGGCCATCCGAAAGCTCGCGGCAGCTGGTGTCGAGCACTGCGTATTGACCGCAGATCACGGCCACCTCTTTTTTCCATCTGACCGCGATGAATCGATGCGAATCGAGTCGCCGGGAGGCGACGAAGTCGACCTTCACCGGCGCTGCTGGATTGGGCGCGGTGGCACAACACCGTCTGGTTGCGTGCGCGTGACGGCCTCCGCGCTTGGTTACGACTCCGATCTCGACTTTGTATTTCCCTTGGGAAGTGGGGTCTTCAAGGCCGGGGGTGACCTGGCATTCCACCACGGCGGCCCATCATTGCAGGAAATGGTCATCCCAGTTGTAACGGTCCGCATGAAGACGAGCGCGCCGGGGCGTTCGTCCTCGGGACCAGTAGCGGCCATCGGCCTGCCCGAGGCAGTCACCAACCGCATCTTCAGCGTGGTGATCCAACTCGACGGCAAAAATCTCTCCCTGTTTTCAACCGAACTGGTGGTCCGCCCCCTTCTTATGTCCGCCGGAAAGCAAGTGGGCGGCGTCGGAATGGCCATCGACGGCGAGTTCGATCGCTCGACAGGCTGCGTGAAATTGGAGGCCGGGAAGCAGGTCACGGTGGCGTTCTTGCTGAGCGACGAGAGCGTGCCGTCGCTCCGCGTCGTCATCCAAGACCCGACAACTGACGCGGAGCTGTATCGCTCACCCACCGACATCCCGGTCCGTCTCGGAGTTTAA
- a CDS encoding GTP pyrophosphokinase gives MTISEDTIKNAVLRYHREYDRYLKLSARVAEICRFEIVEGNAIRAQVTFRAKSPKSLEGKLRRFAASGKRDLPTVQSVFDAVRDLAAVRIATYEQRHEDQVVQLVCNRFVDLKGAKPQSERKDKNAADNNNFYRATHIEAFLPEADVIGTYANVSDVPCEIQVCSMMAHVWNEIEHDLGYKPLTGSLSEQERSLLVSLGFAVRQGDITIGNLFAETERRQREHGGVFTDVYDFVARVRGWFPDIDFGRNAGPLYEALQPVRLVSPESIRKLIAASEPMTATAQSALDEFSAKLAAKGDARFALDRNSSDLLLVLLLPKVAAYIVSSSGEAVSDGVARLRWFAARFQELSKVESGGLS, from the coding sequence ATGACGATCTCCGAGGACACCATCAAGAACGCGGTCCTTCGCTACCATCGCGAGTACGACCGATACCTGAAGCTTTCCGCGCGCGTCGCAGAGATATGCAGGTTCGAGATCGTTGAGGGCAATGCGATCCGCGCCCAGGTCACCTTTCGCGCGAAAAGCCCCAAGAGTCTTGAGGGGAAGCTTCGGCGCTTTGCCGCTTCGGGCAAGAGAGATCTGCCGACGGTACAATCGGTCTTCGACGCGGTGCGCGATCTCGCTGCGGTGAGAATTGCGACCTACGAACAGCGGCATGAGGACCAGGTCGTACAGTTGGTTTGCAACCGGTTCGTCGATCTGAAGGGCGCGAAGCCCCAGAGCGAGCGGAAGGATAAGAACGCGGCGGACAACAACAATTTCTATAGAGCAACGCATATCGAAGCGTTTTTGCCGGAGGCCGATGTGATCGGCACCTACGCCAACGTCTCGGACGTCCCTTGCGAGATTCAGGTCTGCAGCATGATGGCCCATGTGTGGAATGAGATCGAACACGATCTCGGCTATAAGCCTCTGACCGGCTCCCTATCTGAACAGGAGCGCAGCCTGCTGGTGTCGCTTGGGTTTGCCGTTCGGCAGGGCGACATCACGATCGGAAATCTTTTCGCCGAGACGGAGCGACGGCAACGCGAGCACGGCGGCGTTTTCACGGACGTGTACGACTTCGTCGCGCGGGTCCGCGGTTGGTTCCCGGATATCGACTTCGGGCGAAACGCCGGCCCCCTGTACGAAGCACTGCAACCTGTTCGCCTCGTCTCGCCGGAAAGCATCAGGAAGCTGATTGCTGCTTCCGAGCCTATGACAGCGACCGCGCAGAGCGCGCTCGATGAATTCTCGGCGAAGCTGGCGGCCAAAGGCGATGCGCGGTTCGCTTTGGACCGTAACTCCTCGGACCTTCTCCTCGTCCTGCTCCTGCCCAAGGTCGCAGCCTACATCGTGTCGTCATCCGGCGAAGCCGTTTCCGATGGTGTTGCGCGCCTGCGCTGGTTTGCTGCCCGCTTTCAGGAGCTCTCCAAGGTGGAAAGCGGAGGTCTCAGCTGA
- a CDS encoding BREX-1 system adenine-specific DNA-methyltransferase PglX, translating to MTLFIRAVAAEDKAAAIKRAISGDSADRFAPDLDQFKQLPGTPFAYWVGAGVRAAFQRFQTVEGNGRAVRQGLATADDFRFVRTHWEIDPRDRGKKWFPFAKGGRLSPFYAGIHLVVNWADGGAEIKNNLNEKGNVRSNVWMLRDTAANYFFKGGLTWPLRASKFAPQPLPAGCIFSVRGYSVFLEEMLLLPSLAIFNSKPFDYIFKALLGRFGYPEFIVGVLQKLPWAEPSVEQANDLAALARSAWSLARTADTAVETSLAFTLPAPLNAADSVAAVTSKLAGLQSKIDAISFELFNLDESDRTEIEGAAVFASAEINEDNDESEDDNSEVAAAENAQFYVLSWSVGVAFGRFDIRLATGERSIPPEPEPFDALPDRSPGILPSGAAPFMPCSGIFVDDPGHADDLISRIIAVYERVGQPWPEPAALRRSFAREFFPGHIKMYTKSRRKAPIYWQLATPTGSYSVWLYLHTLNKDTLFRAQTDYIAPKLAHEQRQLDQLRADSGPNPSASQRKAIEAQEAFIGELQALLGEVKRVAPLWNPTLDDGVVIIMAPLWRLVPQNKPWQKELKAKWDELAAGKYDWAHVAMHLWPERVVPKCATDRSLAIAHGLEEVFWKEGDNGDWVSQSSPMRSIEELVHERTSAAVKAALKELSEASAPNGAKTRARRSSS from the coding sequence ATGACACTATTCATCCGAGCTGTCGCCGCCGAGGACAAAGCGGCCGCGATAAAGCGGGCGATATCGGGCGATTCCGCTGATAGGTTCGCACCTGACCTTGATCAATTCAAGCAGCTACCCGGTACGCCTTTCGCTTACTGGGTCGGTGCTGGTGTGCGTGCAGCTTTCCAGCGCTTTCAAACGGTTGAGGGCAATGGGAGGGCTGTTCGGCAAGGCCTGGCAACTGCCGATGACTTTCGTTTTGTAAGAACGCATTGGGAGATTGACCCTCGGGACCGCGGCAAGAAGTGGTTTCCTTTCGCCAAAGGTGGACGACTTTCGCCGTTTTATGCTGGCATCCATTTGGTCGTGAATTGGGCCGATGGCGGGGCAGAGATCAAGAACAATCTCAATGAGAAGGGTAATGTCAGATCTAATGTTTGGATGCTCCGCGATACAGCTGCAAACTATTTTTTCAAAGGCGGGCTAACCTGGCCTCTTAGAGCGAGTAAGTTCGCGCCGCAGCCATTACCCGCTGGATGCATTTTTTCGGTGAGAGGGTATTCTGTCTTTCTTGAAGAAATGCTGTTATTGCCTTCTCTTGCCATTTTTAATAGCAAGCCGTTTGACTACATATTCAAAGCTCTGCTTGGTCGGTTTGGATATCCAGAGTTCATTGTCGGCGTTCTGCAAAAGTTGCCTTGGGCCGAGCCATCTGTCGAGCAAGCCAATGACTTGGCGGCTCTTGCGAGGAGTGCTTGGAGCCTTGCGCGAACCGCTGACACGGCGGTGGAAACATCTCTGGCGTTCACACTCCCCGCGCCTCTCAATGCTGCGGACAGCGTTGCCGCCGTGACGAGCAAGCTCGCCGGATTGCAATCGAAGATCGATGCGATTTCATTCGAATTGTTTAACCTGGATGAGAGCGACAGGACTGAGATCGAAGGTGCGGCCGTCTTCGCTTCAGCCGAAATCAATGAAGATAACGATGAAAGCGAAGACGACAATTCAGAAGTCGCTGCTGCTGAGAATGCACAGTTTTACGTTCTATCCTGGTCCGTCGGAGTCGCATTCGGGCGCTTCGATATCCGGCTTGCGACTGGAGAGCGCTCAATTCCGCCTGAGCCGGAGCCATTTGACGCATTGCCGGACCGTAGCCCGGGGATACTTCCGAGTGGCGCCGCTCCGTTTATGCCGTGCAGCGGCATATTTGTCGATGACCCCGGGCACGCGGACGACCTAATTTCGCGAATTATCGCTGTCTATGAACGCGTAGGCCAGCCGTGGCCCGAACCAGCTGCCCTGCGGCGCAGCTTCGCTCGGGAATTCTTCCCGGGTCATATCAAAATGTACACTAAAAGCCGCCGAAAGGCGCCGATATACTGGCAACTAGCGACTCCGACAGGAAGTTATTCGGTCTGGCTCTATCTTCATACCCTAAACAAGGACACGCTTTTTCGGGCTCAGACGGACTATATTGCGCCGAAGCTCGCGCACGAGCAGCGCCAACTCGATCAGCTGCGGGCCGACTCCGGACCAAACCCGAGCGCCTCACAGCGAAAAGCAATCGAAGCCCAAGAAGCTTTCATTGGTGAATTGCAAGCTCTCCTCGGCGAGGTGAAGCGTGTGGCTCCCCTTTGGAATCCGACGCTCGACGACGGTGTGGTGATCATAATGGCGCCGCTCTGGCGGCTCGTGCCCCAGAACAAGCCGTGGCAGAAGGAACTTAAGGCGAAATGGGACGAACTCGCCGCAGGAAAGTACGACTGGGCGCATGTCGCCATGCATCTGTGGCCTGAGCGTGTGGTCCCCAAATGCGCCACTGACCGAAGCCTCGCCATCGCGCACGGCCTTGAAGAGGTCTTCTGGAAAGAGGGAGATAATGGAGATTGGGTCTCGCAATCGTCGCCGATGCGCTCGATCGAGGAGCTCGTACACGAACGCACATCGGCTGCGGTCAAGGCCGCGCTGAAGGAGCTGTCTGAAGCTTCGGCACCGAATGGCGCGAAGACCCGAGCACGGAGGTCATCATCATGA
- a CDS encoding Eco57I restriction-modification methylase domain-containing protein, whose protein sequence is MDKATRNAIERATQQARKLLDEDFSSQLEGTFDVLRSGVIAPAGGAHLTARQKFQRDKIVATIEHKRAAGATAVEAVTDYVRDSAFTTLNRFVALKMLEARQLVQECISKGDQSSGFKEFCGMAPGVALLPDAAGYRLYVESLFDEFSTEIKVLFDRRDAASVLWPKRQTFEALLALLNAPDLSGVWDEDETIGWVYQFFNSGEERKKMRDESQAPRNSRELAVRNQFFTPRYVVQFLVDNTLGRLWLEMHGVQSRLTDLCEYLVRSADDTVQVRPKKDPRDLRILDPACGSGHFLLYSFDLLLAIYEEAWSTEGPAPASDATGRSLRNDYADLADLRRSAPKLIVEHNLHGVDIDPRCAQIAALALWLRAQRAWRDFGVPASDRPRIQRTHIVVAESMPGDAALVDEFAARLDPPLLRDLFKKMVGESRLAGELGTLLRVEAAIAAELRRAREQFVKQRQTTGFLPGMEPVVKQGSLDLSGIDDDRFFHEAEIRIVEALRAFAESATGRASVRRRLFADDAAQGVALIDLTRTRFDVVLMNPPFGACSVAAKTEFDKSYPRTKNDVYAAFVERGIELLHPRGRLGAITSRTGFFLSSFQKWREEVLLPKAPPRIVADLGIGILDGAMVETAAYCLEAVA, encoded by the coding sequence ATGGATAAGGCGACGCGAAACGCTATCGAGCGGGCGACCCAGCAGGCGCGGAAGCTGTTGGACGAGGATTTTTCGTCACAGCTCGAAGGCACGTTCGACGTGTTGCGCAGCGGCGTGATCGCTCCAGCCGGTGGCGCGCATTTAACGGCCCGCCAGAAGTTTCAGCGGGACAAAATCGTCGCGACGATCGAACACAAGCGGGCCGCTGGGGCCACCGCCGTTGAGGCGGTCACCGACTATGTAAGGGATTCTGCGTTCACGACGCTGAACCGGTTCGTCGCGCTCAAAATGCTCGAAGCACGCCAGCTTGTGCAGGAGTGCATTTCCAAAGGCGACCAATCTTCTGGATTCAAGGAGTTCTGCGGTATGGCGCCGGGCGTAGCGCTGCTACCCGACGCCGCCGGTTATCGCCTTTATGTTGAAAGCCTGTTCGACGAGTTCTCGACTGAGATCAAGGTCCTGTTCGACCGGCGGGATGCCGCCTCTGTCCTGTGGCCCAAGCGGCAGACGTTCGAAGCATTGCTAGCCCTCCTAAATGCGCCTGACCTGTCGGGAGTTTGGGATGAGGATGAGACGATCGGGTGGGTCTACCAGTTTTTCAATAGCGGCGAAGAGCGCAAGAAAATGCGCGACGAGAGCCAGGCTCCGCGTAACAGCCGCGAGCTGGCCGTCCGCAACCAGTTTTTTACGCCTCGCTACGTCGTCCAGTTCCTTGTCGACAACACGCTCGGCCGCCTCTGGCTGGAGATGCACGGCGTGCAATCTCGATTGACCGACCTCTGCGAATATCTCGTGCGCTCCGCCGATGACACGGTCCAGGTACGTCCGAAGAAGGATCCGCGGGACCTCCGGATTTTGGACCCTGCCTGTGGCTCAGGGCATTTCCTCCTCTACAGCTTCGACCTCTTGCTCGCGATATACGAAGAAGCCTGGTCCACGGAGGGGCCAGCTCCCGCAAGTGATGCGACTGGCCGATCCTTGCGCAATGATTACGCTGATCTGGCCGATCTTCGACGATCTGCTCCGAAGCTAATCGTCGAACACAACCTTCATGGCGTCGATATCGACCCCCGCTGCGCGCAGATCGCGGCTTTGGCGCTATGGCTGCGGGCACAACGCGCGTGGAGGGACTTTGGCGTACCCGCGTCTGATCGGCCTCGAATCCAGCGCACGCACATCGTAGTGGCAGAATCGATGCCCGGAGACGCTGCGCTTGTTGACGAATTCGCAGCCCGTCTTGACCCCCCGCTGCTACGCGACCTCTTCAAAAAAATGGTGGGCGAGAGTCGATTGGCGGGGGAGCTGGGCACCCTCCTTCGAGTTGAAGCCGCCATCGCCGCGGAGCTTCGACGCGCTCGCGAACAATTCGTCAAGCAGCGCCAAACCACGGGATTTCTGCCGGGCATGGAGCCTGTGGTTAAGCAGGGTTCTTTGGATCTCTCAGGCATCGACGATGACCGCTTCTTTCATGAGGCCGAGATCCGAATTGTCGAAGCACTCCGTGCGTTCGCTGAGTCGGCAACTGGTCGCGCCAGTGTGCGGCGCAGGCTTTTTGCAGACGACGCAGCCCAGGGGGTCGCTCTCATCGATTTGACGCGAACGCGGTTCGACGTGGTCTTGATGAACCCTCCCTTCGGCGCATGCAGCGTCGCGGCGAAAACGGAATTCGACAAATCATACCCCCGCACAAAGAACGATGTGTACGCAGCTTTTGTAGAACGAGGTATCGAACTCCTTCACCCTCGTGGACGGCTCGGGGCAATCACCTCACGAACAGGATTTTTTCTTTCGAGCTTCCAGAAATGGCGAGAAGAAGTCCTGTTGCCAAAAGCGCCACCACGCATCGTAGCTGATTTAGGCATCGGCATACTAGACGGCGCGATGGTCGAAACTGCCGCTTATTGCTTGGAGGCAGTGGCATGA